Below is a genomic region from Salmo trutta chromosome 19, fSalTru1.1, whole genome shotgun sequence.
ttataaaaaaatatattttttcgcTTATATTCTTGTGTAAGCTATGACCTCGGTTCCCTCCAAATCATCCCTTAAAATCTCTTACAATCCGTGAAGAATACACTTCACATTCTAAGGCTACTTCAGATGCAACGCATCCAATCAAAAACAGAGTTTAGTTTGCTGAGCTTCACAAAAAGGCACGAAAATGTTAATAATGAAAAATAATTTTCATTATCCATGTTGAAAAAGGAACAACGGGGAAGAGAGTACCAATGGGTAATATACAAAGCAATAGAAACAAATGTGTCTCACAGTAAACATGCTCGAGTACTTCTCCAATAAAAAGTGGTTACACCATTGTTACTACATACGAGAAAACGTATTCAGAGAAACATGGTGCCATCAAGTTCCCACGATACCATGTAAAGAACGATCATCTACAAAGTCAAAAAGGATGAAAAACAAAACATGGCACAGGTACACTGATACACGGGGTGGTCTGCGTATCAGTAGTCTTTTTCAATTCCAGGCTGTCAGTATCAAAAAGTCCCACCAAAAGCCTAATATCCTTTGCTCTCTACATATCAGAAGACTCGTTGAAGTACTGGGGTTGAGTTGAAGAGAGAAACTGTTCCCTTTCCATCCTCTGTCGCTATCTGTCATGTTTCATGATCTTTAAGTGCTGTATGGACACAGGGGGAGCAAAAGTGCATTCGAAAAGGTAACAATGATGTTTGCTTGttcttttcaaacagaaataaaTGATAAGTAAAGATATGAAAGTCTTAGTAGATGTCAATGTTCTTTGGAGAGAGGGTGGACTGCAGCTCTGACTGAGGAGTGTCCACAGGGGAGCTGTAAATGTTTGTGGGGGAACCGTACGAGGTGGACACGTGAGTCTGAAATGTACTGGAGGCTGAGGAGTACATGGTGTTGACTGATGGGGAGCCATAGGAGCTGTGCACTGGGGAGGGGTATGAGGACGGCACTGGGGAGGGGTATGAGGAGCTGGGAGAGGGGTATGAGGACGGCACTGGGGAGGGGTATGAGGAGCTGGGAGAGGGGTATGATGTGGAGGGGGAGGAGTACCCTGAGACTGGGGAAGGGATGGCCATGGGGGCAGACCCTGCCTTCTCCACCTTCTTGTCCTTCTGCCTCAAGTGGATCTTGGTGTGCCGTTTTCGTTCATCGCTGCGGGCAAACTTGCGGCCGCAGATGTCGCAGGGGAAGGGCTTCTCGCCGGTGTGCGTGCGGATGTGTGTGGTCAGGTGGTCACTGCGGCTGAAGTTGCGCATGCAGATGCGGCACTGGAAGGGCTTCTGGCCCGTGTGGATGCGGATGTGGCGTGTCAGCTCGTCTGAACGGGAGAATCGGCGGATGCATGTTTCCACGGGGCAGGCGTAGGGCCGCTCGTGAGGCGGAGTCTTGCACTGGCGGTTGGGGTACTTGCGCGTGCGGCTGGGCTTCACCAGCTGAGACTGGTAGGAGCCCTTCAGGTCCTGAGATCCTGGCTTCACCAGCTGAGACTGGTAGGTGCCCTTCAGGTCTtgagagccagtctgtgtggcgAAAGCCTTGATGGTGGACAGGGGCGTGAGGGAGAGCTGCTGCTGGATGCTCTGACACTGGAAAGGCTTCTGGTCAGGGGGAAGCAGGCTGATCTCACCCTGCTGCTGAGGAAATAGATAGTCTGGTATCATGGGCAGAGACATGTTGGGGGAGCATGTCTTGCTGCTGGGGTAGGTGGGTGGTGGGTACTGGACTGAGCTGTTTGAGGGGCTGGGAAAGGACTGGTTAGAGTCAGGGAAGAGGTCAGGGCTGACGCTGCAGTAGGTGGTGCTGGTGTCGCCGACTTGGATGGGCCAGCTCATGgtgtgggaggaggaggtgacCGGAGCAGCAGAGGAGCATGGGGCAGCTGAGGTGGGTGGTTGGGACATGCCCATCAGCCCACTGACCAGGCTGTATAATGGCTCTGGCCACAGGTTGTTGCTGCAGCTGGTTGCAGGCTCCAGGGTGAACCTCCCTGTGTAGGAGACGGAAGGCAGGCGAGGGGTTGAGTAGGTCTGCTCCAGTAGGGACTTCTCACAGCCGATGGCGATATCATGCAATGTATCTGAAAGAACAACAAACAGCGAGCGTTAAACATCATATTTACATTTTCTACAGATGGCAGCCCCCCtgctgtttgggggggggggggggggggagcacagGACAATCCTGCTGGCTCATACAAAATACATCCCACACCAAGTTACTACAAAATCATTTAAATCATCAAAAAAGATTAATACCAGTATAGCTCTATGCACTGTAATACTAATAATTATTTTGTAAAGCTATTTATAAATTTATCAAAACCTCTTAGcttattcatttttttttgcaTAGACTGCAGGCTATGTCAGAAGTGAAATGCAACCTCATTGATTATGCACATTGCCTTGCATATTTCTGAGGGTGTATGATGTATAAAACCATAAAGAGTTAGGAGTTGGAGCAGCCCTTACCTCCAGTCAGATGGTTGTATGAGTCTCCTGGCTCCCCGGTCCCAAAGCCTACACCGTCTGGTGCAGTGGCAGTCAGGAAGGGGGTCCCTGTTGAGTGGAGCAACATCATCTCCTCCAGCTTGGGGTAGCTGTCCATGGGAGAGTAGGAGAAGCCCAGTGGGTCTGAGATCTGCAGGGCTGAGGGGAGCATCTCTGTCTTGGCTGCAGCCATGGTGCTGTGCTGCCGGTGCTCTGATTGTCTGGAGAAACAGAGGAGCTGGAGACGCTGACGCTGCAGCTTTTTGTCTCAGATGAGAGGAGATTACCAGCCAGCTGaatatgctgctgctgctcttgTTGAGGAGGATGGTCTGAGGAATCCAATGCTGAAAGATCTGCAAGACTTTGCTGCATTCAATTTCGCAAAAGATCCCAGTCTTCAATAACGATCTTGTTGTTCATTCATTCCCATAACGGTCGGAATTAaaacttttttctttttcttctagtaATCCCGATTTGTAATAAAGAAATGTGTAGTTGTTGTGTTTTCCCTTTTGATTAATTAGTTCGCTTTTAGTTCACGTGTTTGGTAAGAATAATTTCGCTAGCGTACTACGGTGCTTCCTGCTCTGTACTGACATGAGCTCTGTTTAGCTTCGAGGGCTGTTTCACTAGACTGAGGATTCCCACAACTTTATAAAGCCTCTTGCCGTGACGTAGATGTCCAAATAAGGACAGGAGGAAGACCATATTTAGACAATGCAGTTGAGGACACCGAAGGCTTGTCGGAGTAAATGGGGAGAGCTGGAGACTGTTTATCAACATATTCTGCAatattcacagatttcacacGGTGCATATTATAAGAAAAATAGTTTTCATATAGAAATACACGACGGTCGCTGCTGTTTTGCCGTGGTTTTCGGAGTAAATGCACACGTCCTATCTATGCTGCGCACCGCCATTGCCGGAAATCCCAGCTACGACATGCCATATAAGGTCTTGCCTTCACAAGGACCAGTTCCGGTGGGTTTCCACTTCCTTGCCCTTATTAGGAGTTTCCCGGGGGTGGGGGGGTAATACTAAACTGAGCAGAGCTCGGCAATAAATGTACGAGACCTGCTCAGATCCAGCACATTTTGAGGAAATAACTAATGTCTGCACCAAaaacaatgtttattttattgatttatttatttatttcacctttatttaaccagacaggctagttgagaacaagttatttttaacaactgcgacctggccaagataaagcaaaagcagtgcgacacaaacaacaacacagttacacatggaataaacaaatatacagtcaatgtCGCAAAATGTTGAGTGGAATTTGATGCACATACATTCCAAGGGTCTATTAAAACCAATCAGTGAGAATTATTGTAAATATGCTActtttaaaaataaagaattgttgtaatcaaatcaaatcaaagtgtatttgtcacgtgcgctgaatacaacagatgtagaccttacagtgaaatgcttactgacaggctctaaccaatagtgcaaaaaggtattaggtgaacaataggtaggtaaagaaataaaacaacagtaaaaagacaggctatatacagtagtgaggctatatacagacaccggttagtcaggctgattgaggtatgtaggtatggttaaagtgactatgcatatatgatgaacagagagtagcagcagcgtaaagaggggttggcgggtggcgggacacaatgcagaatgcccggttagccaatgtgcgggagcactggttggtcggcccaattgaggtagtatgtacattaatgtatagttaaagtgactatgcatatatgataaacagagagtagcagcagcgtaatgCAATAGATCACAACACAAAGACATATCACTATTGTTTCCAATGGCCTAATGGTATAGCTTCATAGGTTACTCTTGGCGCAGCTCGGTGACAGATCAATGATATTTAATCTAAACTTTAAGGAGTAAAATGTGTCCATTTATTTAAATGGCTGCAGAAACATTTCCTTCTACAAAATGTCAATATATTTTTAGGAAGACTCACTCAATGAAATATGCATTGTGAGATGTACAAGGTGGTGCAAGATGTTTTGCGCAAATCAGGTGGCCTATTCTGGGCACTTTGTCCCCAAATGACATTGTTCATGGCTTATTTGTAGGTTGCACAAAATATTTcattatacagtacagtatatcacTAAACCTGTGATCGCATAAGCTTTCTATATGTACGCTATTGGGTGTCGAAGCCTACTCTATTGCAGAGGGGTGTTTCTTGTTCAATACACGAGAGTCCCTTACTCGGCACTATCCACTTATTGGATACTATCTACTGTTGCACGGGAGCAATTTTTTTTCAAGATTGCTATATGCTGGTTAGGTGAGAAAGTGGTGCTGGGGGTTGCCCCGCGTTTGTAGCTCAAACAGTGGAAGAATTATAAAGAGCTCAAATATAACTTTACTGCAATATTTAGGATAATATGTGAGtaaaattttattttttttaaaacacaagTAACAGTGATCGATCCGATAGAgatgtgttctgttctgttctgttctgttctgtttttcTATGGCGGTTCTCTGAAGTCAAACCGAGGGCGCAATAAAGCCTTCGACCAGCGATGTCTCAACTGAGCATGCTCCCTATTTCAATCTGTTTATCTGGGTCAGAGGTTCCTGGCAGACttccttgattttgtgtttgCGATGGGAAAATAGGCCTAAACAAAGCGGTCACATCTCTTCTAATGCCATCAAATGTTTTTTGACTGCATGAAAAGAGAAAGAAGTTAGAGGCTGGTAAAAGTCTTCCCTTGTAGTCCAGCGGATAGGTGAAATAATCGTGCACTTTATGATAAAAGTATCAAACTTGGTACACTAATATTTGATACCTTAAGGAACATTTTAAAGATTGAGGGCAGTCTCGAAAGCCTTTCAGTCAACCATTTTATAAAAATGGCCACCATTCAGGCTTTCTGTTAGGATAAAATAGAGTAAAATAATTTCAAACAATATCAAAATGACTTTTTAATGTTATGTACCCACTAAATAAACACCACAGATGATATAGACATTCTGATTATAAAGTACTCTTAAGACCTTAATAGGGGTCATATTGAGATTCTTTTGACCATATTCCAGTGGCTACGCGAACAAACTGTGGACTTTGTGATAGACACACCAAATTTCACACAGCTAGGGCATGGATAAAGAAGTAGTTTTGGCTGTAGTGCCATCACAGATTTTGTCCATTACCCCCGTGGTGGCCATTTCCAATATGGCCACCAACCAGCCACATGGGGTCATATTGGACACGATTTACATGGCCATAACTCCATAAATAATTGGTACATACGGCCCAATAATTGCTTAAAATGATTGAGGGAGTATGGAAAACAATATAATGGCAAAAATAtgccacatatacagtacatattattAATTTTAATAGAACATTTTTAAACGTTTGCCAAATTACGTGGTCTGGCCCACATGGGGTGAAATGTAGGGAAAAAAGTGGGGCACAGTTACAAGAAAACAGTCACGTTCAAAATATGGATTTTGTGGCTAATTAaagttaacttcttacatctaggggttccgctagcggaacgcctcgccaatatccaatggaagaacgtggtgcgaaatacaaaaacctcaaaaatgcaatcatttcaatttttcaaatatACGAGTATTTTAGACTATTTTagagacaagactctcgttaatctaaccacattgtccgatttcaaaaaggctttacagcgaaagcaaaacattagattgtgttAGGAGAGTGCATagccaaaaacaatcacacagccattttccaagcaagcatatatgtcacaaaacccccaaaacacagctaaatgaagcactaacctttgatgatcttcatcagatgacactcctaggacattatgttatacaatacatgcatgttttattcaatcaagttcatatttatatccaaaaacatctttttacattagcatgtgatgttcagaacatgtattcccacccaaaacttccggtgaatttactaaattactcatcataaacgttgacaaagtacataacaattttttaaagaattatagatacagaacttctttatgcaatcgctatgtcagattttgaaatagcttttcggcgaaagcacattttgcaatattctgagtacatagctcagccatcacagctagctattttgacacccgccaagtttggggctcactaaactcagaattactattagaaaaattgtattacctttgctgatcttcgtcagaatgcactcccaggactgctacttccacaagaaatgttgtttttgttccaaataatccatagttatgtccaaatacctccgttttgttcgtgcgttcaggtcactatccaaagggtaacgcgcgagcgcatttcgagacataaaaattcaaaatgttcctttaccgtacttagaagcatgtcaaacgctgtttaaaatcaatttttatggtatttttctcgtaaaatagcgataatattccaaccggacaatagtgtattcattcaaagaggaaaagaaaaaacagcgtggtctcgtgaatgcgcatatccaatctcttagtcaccaggcacaccactgacaaactgagctactgtactctgcccagaaacaggagacgcctcaatccgctttctgaaggctttagagagaatggaagccttagaaagtgctacgtaacagcacagatactgtagtttcgatagagaaccaaaagaagaactacaaattctcagacaggccacttcctgcttggaatcgtctcagatttttgcctgccatatgagttctgttatactcacagacaccattcaaacagttttagaaacttcagagtgttttctatccaaatctactaataatatgcatattctcatttgggcaagagtagtaaccagtttaaatcgggtatgtttttttcatccggccgtgaaaatactgccccctgtcccaaacaggttaaacagtaagtctgctcatagattatgcatgtatgaactacacattgacacattcagTCCAAAGTgagaggtttaaaaaaatactttcttAGTCACCAAAGTCCCGAAACATGTTGTTACGTTtcccagcaagaaaaccaaaaatgtcgctcaaacagaagggggaactaacaaagagtcactgaccaaCAACCAAAATGAAACAGGTGAGTTTTTTCGGTGGgattctgaaagacactcatggtagtgtccactgaaagttgactagcaacaactgggacataaaagtCACCCACCATGAACGCCCACTAAATTTGTCCAAGAAGAgggaaacaaaataaaaaacacacaccaaacttaaagataGGAAGCAAACTAAAATGTGAACCAATCACTGCACACTATGTGCTAGTGTGTTAAAAGTctaacctcaaaacataaatggaaaatcCAAAACCTGTAAACAATGTCTTCAAGCCTATCGATGTTTTAGAATGTTCAAGATAGTGTGGAAAATATAATCAAATAGatcatgtatgtatttttttatgttaAAATGTTGAAAGATGTTTTTGATATGACAAAACAAATTGCCCAATACTGTCCAAAtcacagatatttttttttttaaatagttaaATCCCTCGATTGACAGGATCACATTTTAGCATGCTCCTAATGATTTCAAAATATCTGTGGATTATAATGATATATACAGTAACATGTAACAGAACAGTGCTTGCATCAGCCATACATTCCATTCAAAATGGTAGAGTTCTATTTGAATGGCCATATGTCGGTGGtggttccattggttccattggtTCCATGGTTCCATTTTCAACATTCTAAGTACAGGGAAGTAAGTAGAGCGCACACAAAGAGGAGTTACTATCACTCAAGCAGATttaaatgcatattcccatgaaactgagTGAGATCAAATGGTTATGGTTGGCCATTCAGATCCAGCTTGGACGTTTCACCCGTAAAACAAGAAGAATTATAATTTTTCAATTGACAGTGCTTGATGGCATATTTTGAAATTAGGTAGGCCTAATTTGGTATTTGagggtattaaaaatacaaaattcaAAATGTCTTTGTCAATGTGTGTAGGCATAGGCAGATACTGCGTTTGGATGATGCATTTTATGCATATAAAATTATATTATTCAGTGGGCTACGGTGCAAACATTGATTGAGAAATGAAATTAATTATTTTGCGCTCTGGAACCCCCCAAAAATAACACTACAGCACTGAGAGTAATAGGTTAAATCTGCAATGACGCTATAGATAAACATCTTTATTTAGACTTTTCATTACTTGTGAAGGCTGAAAGGTCTCATCATAAAAACAGTTTGTTATCATGGGTTACCTGTCTTTCTGCTTGACGTAATGCATTCCTATGGGATTTTACCTAAAGTGatatgtacactcttagaaaaaaaaatatctaaaagtgttcttcggctgtccccacaggagaaccctttgaagaaccctttttggttccaggtagaaccctttttgaggTCCATCTAGAACACTTTTCAAAgccttctacctggaaccaaaaaggtttctacttggaaccaaaaagggttcttctatagggacagcagaagaacccatttggaaccctttttctaagagtgtacagggCAGGTTTCCTGTCACATTTCTTAAAATTGACACAAAACAGAATATCATAcactactgtatatatacaaaagtatgtggacatcccttcaaattagtggattctactatttcagccacacccgttgttgtataaaacaggtgtataaaatcaaacacacacccatgcattctccatagacaaacattggcagtagactgGCCTTACCTAAGAACGCAtttactttcaacgtggcaccatcatatgatgccacatttccaacaagtacgttcgtcaaatttctgccctgctaaagctgtcccagtcaactgtaagtgctgttattgtgaagtggaaacgtctaggctcagccacaaagt
It encodes:
- the LOC115153935 gene encoding early growth response protein 1, with the translated sequence MAAAKTEMLPSALQISDPLGFSYSPMDSYPKLEEMMLLHSTGTPFLTATAPDGVGFGTGEPGDSYNHLTGDTLHDIAIGCEKSLLEQTYSTPRLPSVSYTGRFTLEPATSCSNNLWPEPLYSLVSGLMGMSQPPTSAAPCSSAAPVTSSSHTMSWPIQVGDTSTTYCSVSPDLFPDSNQSFPSPSNSSVQYPPPTYPSSKTCSPNMSLPMIPDYLFPQQQGEISLLPPDQKPFQCQSIQQQLSLTPLSTIKAFATQTGSQDLKGTYQSQLVKPGSQDLKGSYQSQLVKPSRTRKYPNRQCKTPPHERPYACPVETCIRRFSRSDELTRHIRIHTGQKPFQCRICMRNFSRSDHLTTHIRTHTGEKPFPCDICGRKFARSDERKRHTKIHLRQKDKKVEKAGSAPMAIPSPVSGYSSPSTSYPSPSSSYPSPVPSSYPSPSSSYPSPVPSSYPSPVHSSYGSPSVNTMYSSASSTFQTHVSTSYGSPTNIYSSPVDTPQSELQSTLSPKNIDIY